The following are encoded together in the Adhaeribacter arboris genome:
- a CDS encoding LIC_10190 family membrane protein has protein sequence MLSTLLVWIYIAFLSFTYGWLWLNLLSKTGYLECKTQVPLEIILVAGSGVLSIIIGVLHVWLPVSFIMQLIILAGSLFLLWHWKKDLRSFFASRKKINGYKVLYYVILFTFSILILIHAAQPATNPDTGLYHAQTIKWLNTCRIVPGLGNLYGPLALNSHAHLLMSFFNFSFITTKILNQTWSSFIFLLYCSYALREGFRSFKYRPVFSIYYFGSLFWGMVFFRNWISSPTPDTGVMFFFFFLFGVLLTADRSRKLSWQVAFMFFLLPVVISFKLSAIFSGAAGLAWLLLIRKQVNSRFIQIIVLQGLFVLVPYCTRNVILTGHILYPLPALNLFNFDWVVPQPWLSSYQEGVAAYSRVPTVNWSFYVNKPFINWIPVWWVNQDKPVQIFMLILVILLPFIIWRVIRNIKFKLDLVLSTVWLSALIASLAWFFFAPAPRFGFGYLVPTLLIGTILLVRGRISFKLGLFMGLLLGIYALNGIYKQVYRQAFSFIWPAGYPTPITEIRQIGKIKIRVALGIGRCYNLLPCTVPEPHPGLERRGEKLEDGFRISKN, from the coding sequence ATGCTTTCTACCTTGCTTGTCTGGATTTATATCGCATTTCTATCTTTTACTTACGGTTGGCTGTGGTTAAATCTTTTATCTAAAACAGGCTACCTCGAGTGTAAAACCCAAGTACCCTTAGAAATTATTTTAGTAGCCGGTAGTGGGGTTCTTTCCATAATTATAGGGGTTTTGCATGTATGGTTGCCCGTTTCTTTTATTATGCAGCTTATAATCTTAGCCGGCAGTTTGTTCTTACTTTGGCACTGGAAAAAGGATTTACGTTCGTTTTTTGCTTCCCGTAAAAAAATAAACGGTTATAAGGTACTTTACTATGTTATCCTGTTTACTTTTTCTATTCTGATTTTAATTCATGCGGCCCAACCCGCCACGAACCCAGATACGGGCCTTTATCATGCCCAAACCATTAAATGGCTGAATACCTGCCGGATTGTACCCGGACTAGGAAATTTGTACGGTCCCTTGGCTTTAAATTCCCATGCCCATTTATTGATGAGCTTTTTTAACTTTTCTTTCATTACCACTAAAATACTTAATCAGACCTGGAGCAGTTTTATATTTCTGTTATATTGTTCTTACGCTTTACGCGAAGGGTTTCGTAGTTTCAAATACCGGCCCGTGTTTTCGATTTATTATTTTGGCTCCCTGTTCTGGGGCATGGTTTTTTTTCGCAATTGGATTTCTTCGCCTACTCCAGATACCGGGGTGATGTTCTTTTTCTTCTTTTTATTTGGCGTACTATTAACGGCTGACCGAAGCCGTAAGTTAAGTTGGCAAGTAGCGTTTATGTTCTTTTTGTTGCCGGTAGTAATAAGTTTTAAACTTTCGGCAATTTTTAGCGGTGCTGCAGGGCTAGCTTGGTTGCTATTGATCAGAAAGCAAGTAAACTCTCGCTTCATCCAAATTATTGTTCTACAAGGCTTATTTGTTTTAGTACCTTATTGTACCCGGAATGTAATTTTAACCGGCCACATTCTTTATCCTTTGCCGGCCCTAAATCTTTTTAATTTTGATTGGGTAGTGCCGCAACCTTGGTTAAGCAGCTACCAAGAAGGAGTAGCTGCTTATTCTCGGGTACCTACCGTAAATTGGAGTTTTTATGTAAATAAACCCTTTATCAATTGGATTCCGGTATGGTGGGTAAATCAGGATAAGCCTGTTCAAATATTTATGCTTATTCTAGTAATTCTGCTTCCATTTATAATATGGCGAGTTATCCGGAACATAAAATTTAAATTGGATCTTGTTTTAAGCACCGTGTGGCTAAGCGCCCTTATTGCCAGCTTGGCTTGGTTTTTTTTTGCTCCGGCTCCCAGATTTGGTTTTGGTTACTTAGTGCCTACTTTGTTAATAGGAACAATACTGCTTGTCCGCGGTCGCATTTCATTCAAGTTGGGTTTATTTATGGGTTTATTGTTGGGCATTTACGCGTTAAATGGGATTTACAAACAAGTTTACCGGCAAGCTTTTTCCTTTATATGGCCGGCTGGTTATCCAACGCCAATAACAGAAATAAGGCAAATAGGAAAGATAAAAATCCGGGTTGCTCTTGGTATAGGCAGGTGTTACAATCTCTTGCCTTGCACAGTTCCCGAACCTCATCCAGGTTTGGAAAGGCGAGGCGAAAAGTTAGAAGATGGCTTTCGGATTTCTAAAAATTAA
- a CDS encoding IMPACT family protein, which yields MSQYLTIAAPSTGIYKEKGSKFLAYAYPVITEAEIKEIMAGLRKEYYDARHYCYAYRLGPSGNLYRANDDGEPNHSAGDPILGQLKSANLTDILLVVIRYFGGFKLGVSGLIQAYKTAAQEALAAATIVQKAEQAQLTLHFTYEQLNEVMRLTKEPGLVIRQQEFHQTCLLVIQFPKIQEPIIRARLSKIKEVRLTDSLPVPP from the coding sequence ATGAGTCAATACCTTACCATAGCGGCTCCCAGTACGGGCATTTATAAAGAAAAAGGCAGTAAGTTTCTGGCCTACGCGTACCCGGTAATTACCGAAGCCGAAATCAAAGAAATTATGGCTGGTTTACGAAAAGAATATTACGATGCCCGCCATTATTGTTATGCCTACCGCTTAGGCCCGAGCGGCAACCTATACCGGGCCAACGACGACGGGGAACCAAACCATTCGGCCGGCGATCCTATTTTGGGGCAGCTGAAATCGGCGAACCTCACGGATATTTTACTCGTGGTAATCCGGTATTTCGGGGGATTTAAATTAGGCGTAAGTGGTTTGATTCAGGCTTACAAAACGGCCGCCCAAGAAGCCCTAGCTGCCGCCACTATTGTTCAGAAAGCAGAACAAGCGCAATTAACCCTGCATTTTACTTACGAGCAATTAAACGAGGTGATGCGTTTGACCAAGGAACCAGGATTAGTAATCAGGCAGCAAGAGTTCCACCAGACTTGTTTGCTGGTAATTCAGTTTCCGAAAATTCAGGAACCAATTATACGGGCCAGGTTATCTAAAATAAAAGAAGTTCGACTAACAGATTCATTGCCGGTTCCTCCTTAA
- the corA gene encoding magnesium/cobalt transporter CorA — protein sequence MKVFPRLKKFKALQENTFAKKVGQRPGYLYVPENAHGPRMFLLSFNEEVFEQKEYSDYNELLQYFRANPQLQHWIDIRGYRDITLLEKILADFQIHPLQMEDVISDYQRPKMDTEGKNLFFISRMITFLPDHCLDDDQISIFVGANYIITFQSDYEDCLDVLRTRIKAGRGVVRKSPVHYIAYAIMDVTIDNYFPVLAQVGDYLEELEDTLFGQPNKKLLNEILNMKREMLKVRRIAWSERDKLNEILRSDNNTIPDDIKIYFKDVYDHIVQVLDIVDNYRELMGNLTELYLSNVSNRMNEIMKVLTIISSIFIPLSFVAGVYGMNFSRENPDGTINYLNMPELYHPYGYIILLAIMLLILLGQLYFFYRKGWLRSF from the coding sequence ATGAAAGTTTTTCCCCGTCTTAAAAAGTTTAAAGCTCTTCAAGAAAATACTTTTGCTAAAAAAGTAGGCCAGCGCCCGGGTTACCTGTACGTACCGGAAAATGCGCATGGCCCCCGTATGTTTTTACTTTCGTTTAACGAAGAAGTATTCGAGCAGAAAGAATATTCTGATTACAACGAGTTACTGCAATACTTCCGGGCAAATCCCCAGCTGCAGCACTGGATTGATATTAGGGGCTACCGCGATATAACTTTATTAGAAAAAATATTAGCTGATTTTCAGATTCATCCTCTACAGATGGAAGACGTGATTAGCGATTACCAGCGGCCCAAAATGGACACGGAAGGAAAGAATTTGTTCTTTATTTCTCGGATGATTACGTTTTTGCCCGATCATTGCCTCGACGATGACCAAATTTCTATCTTCGTGGGCGCTAATTATATTATCACGTTTCAGAGTGATTACGAAGATTGCCTGGACGTACTGCGCACCCGTATTAAGGCGGGGCGCGGTGTAGTACGTAAAAGCCCGGTCCATTACATTGCCTACGCCATTATGGATGTTACCATTGATAATTATTTTCCGGTACTGGCCCAGGTAGGTGATTACCTCGAAGAATTAGAAGATACCTTGTTTGGGCAACCAAACAAAAAACTGTTAAACGAAATCCTCAACATGAAGCGGGAAATGTTAAAGGTGCGGCGCATTGCCTGGTCGGAGCGCGATAAATTAAATGAAATCCTGCGCAGCGACAATAACACCATTCCGGACGATATTAAAATTTACTTTAAAGATGTGTACGATCATATTGTGCAGGTCCTGGATATTGTAGATAATTACCGCGAATTAATGGGCAACTTAACCGAATTATACCTATCCAATGTAAGCAATCGCATGAACGAAATCATGAAGGTACTTACCATTATTTCCAGCATTTTTATTCCGCTAAGTTTTGTCGCCGGGGTGTACGGCATGAATTTTTCGCGCGAAAATCCGGATGGTACAATCAATTACCTGAACATGCCCGAATTATATCATCCGTATGGTTACATAATCTTGCTGGCTATTATGTTGCTGATTTTGCTGGGCCAGTTGTATTTCTTTTATCGAAAAGGCTGGTTGCGTTCGTTTTAA
- the dtd gene encoding D-aminoacyl-tRNA deacylase has product MRLVIQRVSEAAVRIEGNLVGQIEMGLLILAGITPDDTEEDIRWISRKVVQMRIFGDDEGKMNRSVQDIAGNILLISQFTLMANTKKGNRPSFIEAAPPALAIPLYEKLISELESELGKKIATGLFGADMKVSLINDGPVTIIIDSKNRS; this is encoded by the coding sequence ATGAGACTAGTCATTCAACGGGTAAGCGAAGCGGCGGTTCGCATTGAAGGTAATTTGGTCGGCCAAATTGAAATGGGTTTACTGATTCTGGCGGGAATAACTCCCGATGATACCGAAGAAGATATTCGCTGGATTAGCCGAAAGGTGGTGCAAATGCGGATATTCGGCGATGATGAAGGTAAAATGAACCGCAGCGTGCAAGACATTGCCGGCAACATTTTACTTATTAGTCAGTTTACTTTAATGGCCAACACTAAAAAAGGCAATCGTCCGTCTTTTATCGAAGCCGCACCCCCTGCTCTCGCCATTCCCTTGTACGAAAAATTAATAAGCGAACTAGAATCAGAACTAGGTAAAAAAATAGCCACGGGCCTTTTCGGAGCTGATATGAAAGTATCCTTAATAAACGACGGCCCCGTAACTATAATTATAGATTCTAAGAACCGAAGTTAG
- a CDS encoding nucleotide pyrophosphohydrolase, translating to MTLAEAQQTVDKWIKENGVRYFNELTNLAILTEEVGEVARIIARQYGEQSFKKSDEGKNLGDELADVLFVLICLANQTGIDLTTALTNNLAKKTSRDQNRHKENEKLK from the coding sequence ATGACCTTAGCCGAAGCCCAGCAAACCGTAGATAAATGGATTAAAGAAAATGGCGTCCGTTATTTTAATGAATTAACGAACCTGGCTATTTTAACGGAAGAAGTAGGGGAAGTGGCTCGCATTATCGCTCGCCAGTACGGCGAACAATCTTTCAAAAAATCGGACGAAGGAAAAAATCTAGGCGATGAACTGGCAGATGTTTTATTTGTCTTAATTTGTTTAGCCAATCAAACCGGAATTGATTTAACCACTGCCTTAACGAACAACCTGGCCAAAAAAACCAGCCGCGATCAAAATCGTCATAAAGAGAACGAGAAATTAAAATAA
- a CDS encoding 2-phosphosulfolactate phosphatase, which translates to MPFLDVCFSPELIHLYELKGRVVVVVDILRATSSMVTGLAHGLERIVPVSSLEDCKLYSQQGYLTAAERDGKMASDFDLGNSPFSYMSELVKGRTLAMTTTNGTRAIRLSAAADKVVVGAFLNLSSVAAYLLEQQKNVLVVCAGWKGKFNLEDTLFAGALAHKLQDSFEPENDATLAAWHLYETAKNDLEGFLSKASHVQRLRNLDIFKDITFCLQPDVYDIVPVMEGDYLVPYTPEVIKS; encoded by the coding sequence ATGCCTTTTTTAGATGTTTGTTTTAGCCCCGAATTGATTCATTTGTACGAGTTAAAGGGTAGAGTAGTAGTAGTAGTGGATATTTTACGGGCTACCTCATCCATGGTAACGGGTTTAGCGCACGGTCTGGAAAGAATTGTACCGGTGAGTAGTTTAGAGGATTGCAAGCTTTATTCGCAACAAGGTTATCTAACCGCGGCCGAGCGGGATGGTAAAATGGCTTCAGATTTTGACTTGGGTAATTCTCCTTTCAGTTACATGTCAGAATTGGTAAAAGGCCGGACTTTAGCTATGACCACAACTAACGGTACCCGGGCCATCCGGTTATCGGCCGCAGCCGATAAAGTAGTAGTAGGCGCTTTTTTAAATCTGAGCAGCGTAGCTGCTTACTTACTAGAGCAGCAAAAAAATGTATTGGTAGTGTGCGCCGGCTGGAAAGGGAAATTTAATTTAGAAGATACTTTATTTGCGGGAGCATTGGCGCACAAATTACAAGATTCTTTTGAACCGGAAAACGACGCTACATTGGCCGCCTGGCATTTGTACGAAACCGCTAAAAACGATCTAGAGGGATTTTTAAGTAAAGCCTCGCACGTCCAACGCTTACGAAACCTGGATATTTTTAAAGATATTACCTTCTGTTTGCAACCCGATGTTTATGATATTGTACCGGTAATGGAAGGAGACTACCTGGTACCTTACACTCCCGAGGTAATAAAGAGTTAA
- the gcvT gene encoding glycine cleavage system aminomethyltransferase GcvT, which translates to MDELKKVALNDVHTALGAKMVPFAGYNMPVRYSSDLEEHHAVRQNVGIFDVSHMGEFIVRGPQALDLIQRITTNDAAKLTDGKVQYSCFPNEQGGIVDDLLVYRFKEEEYMLVVNASNIQKDWDWLNQYNTQGAELENISDAISLFAVQGPKAIAALQPLTAVNLSEMVYYTFTVAEFAGVPDVIISATGYTGAGGFEIYVPNAHARQVWDKIMAAGASFGIKPIGLGARDTLRLEMGYCLYGNDITDSTSPLEGGLSWITKFSKEFTNSPFLKEQKEKGLTKKLVGFEMQEQGIPRAHYEILNQTGEKIGEVTSGTQSPTLSKGIGLGYVITSYSQPDQEIFIKVRNKSLRAKIVKLPFVKQVAS; encoded by the coding sequence ATGGATGAATTAAAAAAAGTCGCGCTAAACGACGTGCATACCGCCTTAGGCGCCAAAATGGTACCCTTTGCGGGCTACAACATGCCGGTACGGTACTCTTCTGATCTGGAAGAACACCACGCCGTGCGGCAAAACGTAGGGATTTTTGATGTTTCGCACATGGGCGAGTTTATAGTACGCGGACCGCAAGCTTTAGATTTAATCCAGCGAATTACGACAAACGATGCGGCTAAACTAACCGATGGCAAAGTGCAATACTCTTGTTTCCCGAACGAGCAGGGTGGAATTGTGGATGACTTGTTGGTTTATCGCTTTAAAGAGGAAGAGTACATGTTGGTGGTAAATGCTTCTAATATTCAGAAAGATTGGGATTGGCTGAATCAGTATAACACCCAAGGAGCGGAACTGGAAAATATTTCGGATGCTATTTCGCTGTTTGCCGTTCAAGGCCCGAAAGCAATTGCCGCTTTGCAGCCGCTTACGGCGGTAAATCTTTCCGAGATGGTGTATTATACTTTTACGGTAGCGGAGTTTGCCGGCGTTCCGGATGTAATTATATCCGCCACTGGTTATACCGGGGCGGGTGGTTTTGAAATTTACGTTCCCAATGCTCATGCTCGACAGGTTTGGGATAAAATTATGGCCGCAGGTGCTTCCTTTGGTATTAAACCAATCGGCTTAGGAGCCCGCGATACATTACGTTTGGAAATGGGCTATTGCCTGTACGGCAACGATATTACCGATTCTACTTCGCCGCTGGAAGGTGGATTAAGTTGGATTACCAAATTTTCGAAAGAATTTACGAATTCCCCTTTTTTAAAAGAGCAAAAAGAGAAAGGCTTAACTAAAAAATTAGTCGGTTTTGAAATGCAGGAACAGGGGATTCCGCGAGCGCATTACGAGATTTTAAACCAGACCGGCGAAAAAATTGGAGAGGTAACTTCTGGTACTCAATCGCCTACTTTGAGCAAAGGTATTGGTTTAGGTTACGTAATTACCAGTTACAGCCAGCCCGATCAGGAAATTTTTATCAAAGTCCGAAATAAATCGTTGCGGGCGAAAATAGTAAAATTGCCTTTTGTAAAACAAGTTGCCAGTTAG